A DNA window from Bradyrhizobium barranii subsp. barranii contains the following coding sequences:
- the rpe gene encoding ribulose-phosphate 3-epimerase gives MTGEILIAPSILAADFARLGEEIRAIDAAGADWIHCDVMDGHFVPNISFGADVIKAIRPATAKIFDVHLMIAPTDPYLEAFAKAGADVITVHAEAGPHLDRSLQAIRALGKKAGVSLCPTTPEAAIEYVLDRLDLVLVMTVNPGFGGQSFLDSQIEKIRRIRSMIGDRPIRLEVDGGITRDNAAAVAAAGADTLVAGSAVFRGKSSADYAGNIAAIRAAAESGRVPKLQHGSAQTIRAGETALTR, from the coding sequence ATGACGGGAGAAATCCTCATCGCGCCTTCGATCCTGGCCGCCGATTTCGCGCGCCTCGGGGAGGAGATCAGGGCAATTGATGCCGCCGGCGCCGACTGGATCCACTGTGACGTCATGGACGGACATTTCGTGCCGAACATCAGCTTTGGCGCCGACGTCATCAAGGCGATCCGGCCGGCGACGGCGAAGATCTTTGACGTGCATCTGATGATCGCGCCGACCGATCCCTATCTGGAGGCGTTCGCAAAAGCAGGTGCCGACGTCATCACGGTTCATGCCGAAGCCGGCCCGCATCTGGACCGCTCGCTCCAGGCCATCCGCGCGCTCGGCAAGAAGGCTGGTGTCAGCCTGTGTCCGACTACACCGGAAGCTGCGATCGAATACGTGCTTGATCGTCTCGACCTCGTGCTGGTGATGACGGTCAATCCCGGCTTCGGCGGCCAGTCCTTCCTCGACTCCCAGATCGAGAAGATCAGGCGCATTCGAAGCATGATCGGCGACCGGCCGATTCGGCTCGAGGTCGATGGCGGCATCACGCGCGACAATGCCGCCGCCGTGGCTGCCGCGGGCGCCGATACCCTCGTGGCAGGATCGGCCGTGTTCCGCGGCAAGAGCAGCGCCGATTATGCGGGCAACATCGCCGCCATCCGCGCTGCTGCGGAATCCGGCAGGGTTCCGAAGCTGCAACATGGTTCGGCGCAGACGATCCGGGCCGGCGAGACCGCGCTCACCCGGTAG
- a CDS encoding universal stress protein yields MYKDILVHIPTERPMSAVIDGSISLAARLNAHVDAVAVGYVASSTAYVLDGGAAVAAVFEMERERAVERAEAALAIFRSEATNAGISCTCHPLGAIPADAAGSLGEMARLHDLSIVLQPDPAQGSFDNDMPGEILFQAGGPVLFLPYTFRGSFRANRIGICWDGSRLAARAMRDAAPFLARAEEIVIITINEADAVPDEVSASHLARHLGRRGLSTRTVSLSAARADIQPTILSLAADESLDLLVMGGYGHSRLQERFLGGVTRAMLEAMTVPTLMSH; encoded by the coding sequence ATGTACAAAGACATTCTCGTCCACATCCCGACCGAGCGCCCGATGAGCGCGGTGATCGACGGCTCAATCTCGCTCGCGGCGAGACTCAACGCACACGTCGACGCGGTCGCCGTCGGGTACGTCGCGAGCAGCACTGCCTATGTCCTGGATGGCGGTGCCGCCGTAGCGGCGGTGTTCGAGATGGAGCGCGAGCGCGCGGTGGAGCGTGCCGAGGCCGCGTTGGCGATATTTCGGAGCGAAGCCACGAACGCCGGCATCTCCTGCACCTGCCACCCGCTCGGCGCAATCCCGGCGGACGCAGCCGGCTCGCTCGGCGAGATGGCGCGGCTCCACGATCTCAGCATCGTGCTGCAGCCCGATCCGGCGCAAGGCTCATTCGACAATGACATGCCCGGCGAGATCCTGTTCCAGGCGGGCGGACCGGTGCTGTTCCTGCCCTACACCTTTCGTGGGTCATTCAGGGCGAACCGGATCGGCATCTGCTGGGATGGCAGCCGCCTCGCCGCCCGCGCGATGCGCGACGCCGCTCCCTTCCTGGCCCGCGCCGAGGAGATCGTGATCATCACGATCAACGAAGCCGACGCGGTTCCCGACGAAGTCTCGGCAAGCCATCTGGCAAGACACCTCGGCCGGCGCGGGTTGTCTACCCGCACGGTCAGCCTGTCGGCGGCGCGCGCCGACATCCAGCCGACTATCCTGTCGCTGGCCGCCGACGAGAGCCTCGATCTCCTGGTCATGGGCGGCTACGGCCACTCAAGGCTACAGGAACGCTTCCTCGGCGGCGTCACCCGCGCCATGCTGGAAGCCATGACGGTCCCGACGCTGATGTCGCATTGA
- a CDS encoding Do family serine endopeptidase produces MNDHVNSDTTTSRKILKPRRLALLGTVAALGVAVLAASPASSQFGLNSFIGPAQAAEAAATPPGFGDLVSKVKPAVISVRVKIDQDNDKSAMLQQNRMDSDEDSPFDQFSRQFGFRGPGGMNGMPRQRHQMITGEGSGFFISADGYAVTNNHVVDHAESVQVTMDDGTSYTAKVVGTDPKTDLALIKVDGKRDFPFVKFSDQKPRIGDWVVAVGNPFGLGGTVTAGIVSANGRDIGNGPYDDFIQIDAPINKGNSGGPAFDMNGNVIGVNTAIFSPSGGSVGIGFDIPASTAKLVVAQLKDKGSVTRGWLGVQVQPVSAEIADSLGLKEARGAIVDNPQDGSPAAKAGIEAGDVITAVNGTAIKDSRDLARTIATLAPGTSVKLDVFHKGASKTVTLALGELPNERQAKAGEGKAQPNTGTPRLGLSLAPAGDVQGAGQKGVVVTEVDPQGPAAQRGIQTGDVILNVGGKAVANVGDVRSELAQAKSSGKNSVLLQVKSQEATRFVAVPLA; encoded by the coding sequence ATGAACGATCACGTCAATTCCGACACCACCACGTCCCGCAAGATCTTGAAGCCGCGCCGGCTTGCGCTGCTGGGCACCGTGGCCGCGCTTGGCGTGGCCGTGCTCGCTGCCTCTCCCGCCTCTTCGCAGTTCGGTCTGAATTCCTTCATCGGGCCGGCCCAGGCGGCGGAAGCCGCCGCGACGCCGCCGGGCTTCGGCGATCTCGTCAGCAAGGTCAAACCCGCCGTCATCTCGGTGCGGGTCAAGATCGACCAGGACAATGACAAGAGCGCGATGCTGCAACAGAACCGGATGGATTCGGACGAGGATTCGCCGTTCGACCAGTTTTCGCGGCAGTTCGGCTTCCGCGGTCCGGGTGGCATGAACGGCATGCCGCGCCAGCGCCACCAGATGATCACGGGCGAGGGTTCCGGCTTCTTCATCTCCGCCGACGGCTATGCCGTGACCAACAACCACGTCGTCGATCACGCCGAGTCGGTGCAGGTGACCATGGATGACGGCACGAGCTACACCGCGAAGGTGGTCGGCACCGATCCGAAGACCGATCTCGCGCTGATCAAGGTCGATGGCAAGAGGGACTTCCCGTTCGTTAAATTCTCCGACCAGAAGCCGCGGATCGGTGACTGGGTGGTCGCGGTCGGCAATCCCTTCGGCCTCGGCGGCACCGTGACCGCCGGCATCGTCTCGGCCAACGGTCGCGACATCGGCAACGGTCCCTATGACGACTTCATCCAGATCGACGCGCCGATCAACAAGGGCAATTCCGGCGGTCCGGCCTTCGACATGAACGGCAATGTGATCGGCGTGAACACCGCGATCTTCTCGCCCTCCGGCGGTTCGGTCGGTATCGGCTTCGACATTCCGGCTTCGACCGCGAAGCTGGTCGTCGCGCAGTTGAAGGACAAGGGCTCGGTCACCCGCGGCTGGCTCGGCGTGCAGGTGCAGCCGGTGAGCGCAGAGATCGCCGACAGCCTCGGCCTCAAGGAGGCGCGCGGCGCGATCGTGGACAATCCGCAGGACGGCAGCCCTGCGGCGAAGGCCGGCATCGAGGCGGGCGACGTCATCACCGCCGTCAACGGTACCGCGATCAAGGACTCCCGCGATCTCGCCCGCACCATTGCCACCCTGGCGCCGGGCACCTCCGTGAAGCTCGACGTCTTCCACAAAGGCGCGAGCAAGACGGTGACACTCGCCCTCGGCGAGTTGCCGAACGAGCGGCAGGCCAAGGCCGGCGAGGGCAAGGCGCAGCCGAACACCGGCACGCCGCGCCTCGGTCTCAGCCTGGCGCCGGCAGGCGACGTCCAGGGCGCGGGCCAGAAGGGCGTCGTCGTGACCGAGGTCGATCCGCAGGGACCCGCCGCGCAGCGCGGCATCCAGACCGGCGACGTCATCCTCAATGTCGGCGGCAAGGCCGTTGCCAATGTCGGTGACGTCCGCTCCGAGCTGGCACAGGCCAAATCATCCGGCAAGAACAGCGTGCTGTTGCAGGTGAAGAGCCAGGAAGCGACGCGGTTCGTCGCGGTGCCGCTGGCCTAA
- a CDS encoding DUF6496 domain-containing protein has protein sequence MARKAKKRRYSRSAGGDVEREMRRYKKGTAKSGPGGRGGRVKSRKQAIAIGLSEARAKGKKVPKKASKRKTSKKKTAKKTARKTTKTTKKTSKHKSSKR, from the coding sequence ATGGCACGCAAGGCAAAGAAACGCCGCTACTCGCGCAGCGCCGGCGGTGATGTCGAGCGCGAGATGCGCCGCTATAAGAAGGGCACCGCGAAAAGCGGCCCCGGCGGTCGTGGCGGACGCGTGAAGAGTCGCAAGCAGGCGATCGCAATCGGCCTATCGGAAGCGCGCGCGAAGGGCAAGAAAGTCCCGAAGAAGGCGTCGAAGCGGAAAACGTCCAAGAAGAAGACAGCCAAGAAGACGGCCAGGAAGACGACCAAGACAACGAAGAAGACCTCGAAGCACAAATCCAGCAAGCGGTAA
- a CDS encoding DUF3072 domain-containing protein, with product MQVQGKYDARVFLTEQMTRAQGLRLKRLSEEAYQPTQYDRALSSTEAARRIRALEDEIELANSF from the coding sequence ATGCAGGTTCAGGGTAAATACGACGCCAGGGTTTTCCTCACTGAGCAGATGACGCGAGCGCAGGGGCTGAGGCTGAAGCGTCTGAGCGAGGAGGCCTATCAGCCCACTCAATACGATCGGGCTCTGTCCTCGACTGAGGCTGCGCGCCGCATTCGAGCGCTGGAAGACGAGATCGAGTTGGCGAACTCCTTCTGA
- a CDS encoding HWE histidine kinase domain-containing protein, with protein sequence MDHEKVNILLVDDQPAKLLAYEVILKELGENLVIASSGREALEVLLKTEIAVILVDVCMPELDGFELAAMIREHPRFQKTAMIFISAIQVSDIDRLRGYEMGAVDYVPVPVVPEVLRAKIKVFAELYRKTRELERLNRELEDRVRARTAELENSTAKLRESEERRSMAIAAGKMGSWDWDWVNGDWMWDEGQYRIFGVTPETFNVTSANIQALLHPDDVDQFGQAIAAFNTGAHAYEGEFRVSRPDGDVRWCVGTAAATVDQGGRVVRVSGVTVDITERKRAEERQNLLAREVDHRAKNALALAQSIVRLTRADEVKAYVNAVEGRINALARVHTILSLSSWQGAELSRLIDEELAPYSLGGQIKLAGPEVQLAPATAQTLALALALHELFTNSAKYGALSTRSGRLAIGWQVEDDHLTLTWDETGGPLVRTPKSRGFGTRSLLASVESQLGGQAEFNWRAEGLLCRLEVPLTRKTVAPAAASKFDAATSEPLQRASG encoded by the coding sequence ATGGACCACGAAAAGGTCAACATCCTCCTCGTCGACGACCAGCCGGCCAAGCTGCTCGCCTACGAGGTGATCCTGAAGGAACTCGGCGAGAACCTCGTGATCGCATCATCGGGCCGCGAGGCGCTGGAGGTGCTGCTCAAGACCGAGATCGCGGTGATCCTGGTCGACGTCTGCATGCCCGAGCTCGACGGATTCGAGCTGGCCGCGATGATCCGGGAGCATCCGCGCTTCCAGAAGACCGCGATGATCTTCATCTCCGCGATCCAGGTGAGCGACATCGACCGGTTGCGCGGCTACGAGATGGGCGCGGTCGATTACGTGCCGGTGCCTGTGGTGCCGGAGGTGCTGCGCGCCAAGATCAAGGTGTTTGCCGAACTCTACCGCAAGACGCGCGAGCTCGAACGGCTGAACCGGGAGCTCGAGGACCGCGTTCGCGCGCGCACGGCCGAGCTGGAGAATTCCACCGCAAAGCTGCGCGAGAGCGAAGAGCGGCGCAGCATGGCGATCGCCGCCGGCAAGATGGGATCGTGGGACTGGGACTGGGTCAACGGCGACTGGATGTGGGACGAAGGCCAGTACCGCATCTTCGGCGTGACGCCGGAGACCTTCAATGTCACCTCAGCCAACATCCAGGCGCTGCTGCACCCTGATGACGTCGACCAGTTCGGCCAGGCGATTGCCGCGTTCAATACCGGCGCGCACGCCTATGAAGGAGAGTTTCGCGTCAGCCGGCCCGATGGCGATGTGCGCTGGTGCGTCGGCACCGCGGCCGCGACGGTGGACCAGGGCGGCCGCGTGGTGCGCGTGAGCGGCGTCACCGTGGACATCACCGAACGCAAACGCGCGGAAGAGAGACAAAACCTGCTGGCCCGCGAGGTGGATCATCGCGCCAAGAACGCGCTGGCGCTGGCGCAATCGATCGTGCGCCTCACCCGCGCCGACGAGGTCAAGGCTTACGTCAACGCCGTCGAGGGGCGCATCAACGCGCTGGCGCGCGTGCACACGATCCTGTCGCTGTCGAGCTGGCAGGGCGCCGAACTCTCGAGGCTGATCGACGAGGAGCTCGCGCCCTACTCGCTCGGCGGCCAGATCAAGCTGGCCGGTCCGGAAGTTCAGCTGGCGCCGGCGACAGCGCAGACGCTGGCGCTGGCGCTGGCGCTGCACGAGCTCTTCACCAACTCGGCGAAATATGGCGCGCTCTCGACGCGGTCGGGGCGGCTTGCGATCGGCTGGCAGGTCGAGGACGACCACCTCACACTGACGTGGGACGAAACCGGCGGTCCGCTGGTGAGGACGCCGAAATCCCGTGGCTTCGGCACGCGGAGCCTGCTTGCCAGTGTGGAATCGCAACTCGGCGGACAGGCGGAATTCAACTGGCGTGCCGAAGGCCTGTTGTGCCGCCTTGAGGTGCCGCTGACGCGGAAGACCGTAGCGCCGGCGGCCGCGAGCAAGTTCGACGCGGCGACGTCCGAACCCCTTCAGCGGGCCTCAGGCTAA